The genomic segment CGCATTTTTCACAATGTGGCAGCTGCAGCCTGCAGCACCTTGCCGATGGCCCTTATCAGGCCTTCAAACGCTCGCTTGTTGTAAACGCGCTCAAGTCACGCGGGCTGGAGCCGCATGTCGAGGACATATGGGTCACCCCGCCCGGAACCCGCCGGCGCATGTCGCTCGCCGCGCGGCGGACGAAGACGGGCGTGCAACTCGGTTTCCATGCGCGGCGTAGTCACGACATTGTGGACATTTCCACCTGCCCGGTTGCCTCGCCGGAGATCACACGGAAACTCAGTGCCCTGAAAGAACTCGCCGCGCCGCTGGCACCGCTGAAAGGCGAGATGGTGCTGAAAGTCACCGTGATGCCGAACGGGCTGGACCTTCATATCACAAATACCGCCACCTTCGCCGCGCCGCATGATGTCATGATGGCTGGAGCCAAAGCGCTGGCCGCCGGGTTCCTGCGCGTCTCCATCGGCGATGAAGTCCCGCTGCAACAAGGAACACCGGAGATACAGGTCGGCAAGGCCGCACTCCGTCCCCGCCCGGGCGGCTTCCTGCAGGCCAGTGCAGAAGCTGAAGCCTTCATGGCGAGCCTGGTGCGCCAGCACCTGAAGTTTGCTCTCGAGGTGGCAGACCTTTTTTCCGGCTGCGGAACATTTGCCCTGCGCCTGGCGGAGGAATCCCGCGTCCATGCCGCCGAAGGCGATGCAGACGCGATCGAAGCGCTGGAAGCATCCGCCCGCGCGGCGTCCGGCCTGAAGCCGGTGACAGCGGAAGTGCGTGACCTGTTCCGTAATCCGGTTCCGGCGGCCACACTGTCGCGCTTTCAGGGTATTGTGCTGAACCCGCCCCGGCATGGCGCTGCCAAACAGGTGGCAGAAATCGCGCAAAGCGGTGTCTCCCGGATCGCCTATATTTCGTGTGACCCCGGCACGCTGGCGCGGGACCTGCGCGTGCTGGTTGATGCCGGATACCGGTTCGTTCTGGTGCAGCCGGTCGACCAGTTCCTGTGGTCACCGCATGTGGAAACGGTCGTGTTGCTGGAACGGGGAGGCGCGGGATGAGCGCCCAGAAACCTGTCCCAGCCGTCGGCACGGTCTGCTTCCGCGGCGACGACGTCGCCCTCATTCGGCGGGGGACAAAACCCATGGCCGGCAGCTGGTCCCTGCCCGGCGGCAAGATTGAATTTGGTGAACGTACGGGCGATGCCGCGCTGCGCGAACTGAAGGAAGAGACAGGTCTCACTGCCCGGCTGGTGGGCCTTGTGGATGTCGTGGACGGTATCTTCACCTCCCGAACGACGGGTGATGTGACCCGCCATTTCGTCCTGTTCGACTACGCTGCTGTCTGGGTTTCCGGTACGGTAATGGCAGGTGACGATGCCGCCCATGCCGAATGGATCAGCCCGTCCCGGCTGGCAGAACTCGAAATCTGGGACGAAACCCGGCGCATCATCGAGGCAGCCCGGACGCTGGTCGCCGCCAGCCAAACTGCCTCTTGACCGGCCCCAGCGTCACCTCTCTTGTGTGACGCCAGACAAACAAACCCAAGTCTTTCAGGAGGAAACCATGACCTACGCCCCATTCGACCTTTCAGGAAAAGTCTGCGTTGTCACCGGCGGCAACAAGGGAATCGGCCTCGGCATGGTCGAGGCACTGGCCGCTTCCAACGCCGATGTCGTGATCTGGGGCCGCAAGGAAGCCGACAATGACGCAGCCGTGAAAAAGGCCGACGCGCTCGGCACCGGCAAGATCAAAGCCTGGAAAGTGGACGTCGGCGAGGAAGCCGAAGTCGTCAAAGGCATGAAGGAAGCCGAGGAAGAATTCGGCCGCATCGATTGCTGTATCGCCAATGCCGGTGTTGGCCGCGGCGCCGCGAATTTCCACGAAATGACGCTGGAGACCTGGCGCTACAACCAGCGGATCAACTCCGAAGGCGCCTTCTTCACGCTTCGCGAAGCCGGCAAATCCATGGTGGCCCGCGCCAAGGCCGGCGATCCGGGCGGCAGCCTGGTCGGCACGGCATCGCTGGCCGGGATCGAAGGGGCTGCGCGCAATGAAGCCTACGGCCACACCAAGGGCGGCCTGATTGCCATGATGAACGCCATCGCCACCGAGTATGGCCGCTACGGCATCCGCGCGAACTCCATCCTGCCGGGCTGGATCGCCACAGACATGACCGAAGGGGCGCAAGGGAATGAAGCCTTCCAGACCAAAGTGATCTCGCGTGTCCCGGCCCGGCGCTGGGGCGAGCCGGAAGATTTCGGCGGAATCGCTGTTTATCTGGCCTCCGATGCCTCCCGCTACCACTCCGGCGACACGCTGATCGTGGACGGCGGCTACGCGAAATTCTGATCCGGGCTTCCGCAATCCGAATCAAAAGGGCCGCTCCTGATGGAGCGGCCCGATCTTTATCCGGATAGAGAACCGATTATTGCGGCTCTTCGTCCGACATCGCTTCAGCAGTCGCGTCGGCTGCATCTTCAGCCGCATCGGCAGCTTCCGCAGCAGCTTCTTCAGCCGCTTCCATGGCATCGTCAGCGGCTTCTGAAGCAGCATCCGCAGCATCGGAAGCTGCAGCAGCAGCGTCGTCAGCGGCTTCAACAGCAGCATCGGCTGCGTCAGAAGCGGACTCTTCGATAACCGTGGTTTCTTCAACGACCGGCGTGTCGTCAGCCGGAGCCTCGGCCGGTGCGCAGGCTGCGAGAGCCAGGGCGGCAGCGCCCAAAGTGATGATATTCTTCATGATATTACCCCTGATTAAGGTCTTGCGACCGAACGGCGTCATAGCATCCGCCAAGCAAAACGGATAGTTCAATTCAGAAAGGGGCTTGGCATCGCTGTAAACCCCCTGAATCGAACCTACCTCTCCCGGACCCCCGGAAAAGGCCAGAAGATGGGCAACCGGACCTGTTCCCGGGCAGCGCCCGTCGGCCGGTTGCCGCGTCCTTCGTGAGGGCGGGCCAGCCTGCGAGAGCCGGTCCAGTTGGCCTCAGCATGTGACGCCGGACCGGCGATTCTGCCAGTCCAATTGTTATCCTGACGGCAGAACGCGGCGGGAATGGGGCGGAGACGCGGCGGGCTGGCGCCGCCTCTTGCGTTGACGCTGCGACGGGGCGCTACGGCTTCTTCATAAAAATCACCAGAGAGGAAGCCCGACATGGCCCTGAAAACCCGCCTGACAGAGATGTTGAACATCAAGCACCCGATCATGCTCGCCGGCATGGGCGGGGTTTCCTATGCAGAAGTCTGCGCCGCGATGTGCAATGCGGGCGGCTATGGCGTGCTTGGCATGGCCGGAACCAGTCCGGATTTCATCGCCGGACAGATGAAACGGGTCCGTGAACTGACCGACCGGCCCTTCGGGGTCGACCTGCTGGCCGCCAGCCCGGAAAGCCTGGAAGAGTCTGTGGACGTCATCATCAATGGCGGGGCTGACAGCTTCGTGGCGGGCCTCGGTGTGCCAATGCCGATCATGGAACGGCTGAAAAAGGCGAACGTCAAAGTCATGGTCGTCGGCGGCGCGGTGAAGCACGCCATCAAAGCCGAACAGGCCGGCTGCGACGCGGTGATCCTGCAGGGCGGCGAAGGCGGTGGGCACACGGGCCTCGTCGGCACGCTGCCGCTGGTGGCTCAGGCTGTCGAAGCGGTGAAAATCCCGGTCATCGCGGCAGGCGGCATTTATGACGGGCGCGGCCTCGCGGCAGCCCTTGCGCTCGGCGCACAAGGCGTCTGGATGGGCACGCGCTTCATCGCCTCTGAGGAAGCCCACGCGGCAAACATGTACAAGGATGCCGTCGTCGGCGCGGGCGACACCGATACGACGCGCACGCGCTGCTATTCCGGCAAGCCGATGCGCTGCCGCACGAATGACTATATCAATGACTGGGAAAGCCGCCCGCAGGACATCAAGCCCTTCCCGTTCCAGGCGATCCACTCCACGCAGACTGGCGTGATCGGCGGCATTGGGGGCATCACGGACGAAGCAAAACTCAATCCGGATAGCTCCTGCTTCGCCATGGGCCAGTCGGCCGGCGGTGTGCACGAAGTGAAACCCGTCGCCGCCATCGTCGCCGATATCATGCGGGACGCAGAGGCCTCCATCGACCGCATGGCCGGTATGAAGACGAAAGAAACGGCGTAAACGGACGAACTCCGCCGCTCAGTCCTCGAAAGCCTTCCGGTCGACGAGGTTTCTGAGCGGCTCACCGTTCAGGTAGCGGTGGAGATTGTCCACAAACGTCCCGTCCGCACGCAGGATGGTCCCATTCGTCTGGGAGGAGTCGTGCGGCGTGAGCATGATCTTCGGATGATGCCAGAGCGGGCTTTCTTCCGGCAACGGCTCAACGCCTGTCACATCCAGCGTCGCAAAGGCCGGGCGGCCTTCATCCAGCGCGGCGATTAGCGCATCCTCATTCACCAGTGCCCCGCGGCCAAGATTCATGAACAGGGCATCCGGCTTCATTTTCGAGAAGAAATCCGCCCCCGCCATGCCTTCTGTTTCAGGCGTGTGCGGCAGTGAGAGCAAAACCACATCCGCCACCGGCAATTCATCCATCAGCACGCTGGACGGCAGGATTTCCTGCGCGCCCGGTGCCGGGCCGGGTGAACGGCGGAGGCCGGTCACATGCCCGCCGAGGGCCGTCACGCGCGTGCCGACGGCCTCACCGATCGAGCCGTAACCGACGATCAGCCAGCGGCTCCCCGCGATCTCGCGCGACTGGACGCGTTTCCACTCCGCGGCCTGTTGCTGGGCCCGATGCTCCGGCCCCTTACGCAGGAAGTCCAGCGCTGCCCAGAGCGCCCATTCGGCCATCGATTCGGCCTGAGTGTGGTTGGTTGTGTAGTGTTTCGAGGCCTTTCCGATGCCCTTGAGCACCGCATTGTCCACGCCCGCTGCCGGGGACTGGAACCAGTCGAGCCTGTCTGAGGCCATGACGGTCCTGACAAATGTCCCGGCTGCGGGGCCGAAAAAGCAATCCAGACTGCCAAAGACAATTTCGGGCTCCACCTTGTCGGTCACCACCCGGCTACCGGCATGATAGAAGCGGCCCTCATCGGTCATAATGAGGACATCAAGTTTGTGTTCTACATCCTTGAGCCGGGGCTGGATGCGGGCAAAGGTCTTTTCATGAACAAGGCACGTTTTCATGTTGTCCTGCTTAGCGCCCTGATGGTCTGTGGCGCAAGCGCTGCACAATCCAGCCTGCCGATGCGCGGACCGGATTACTTCCGCGACGCCTCGGATCTGGCGGGCGCGCTCGGCTCTGCGCATGCGATCCGGGTGCGCTGCAACGGCCGGGAAGACCAGTACTGGCGCCAGTACATGTCGGACATGCTGAGCTATGAGGCACCCAATCGCGGCAATCTCCGCTCCAGCCTGGTGGAGCAGTTCAATGATGCCTATCAGGAAACCAGCCGCGATTACCTCAAATGCGACAACCGCGCCGTGGAAGCCGAAGCGCGCTTCGCCCGTGAAGGCCAGGAAATCGCCGAACGCATGGCGATGCACTATTTCCCGAAAAAACCCAACTGATCAGCGGATCATGAGCAAATGGCTCCGGCAGGTCTGGCAGTCCGTGCTGCCAAACCCATCCAGCGGCACACGCACGCGGTCAGACAGCATCAACGCCTGAACGAGCTGGCACTCATTGCCATTCTCAATCGCAACGGCAGCAAGACCGCTGGCTTGCACCGTCAGACGGTCGATATGCCAGTGGACTTTTTTCCGGGCCCGGAAATGCCGTGCGAGCCGCGCGCCCAGCCCTCCTGAGCCATGCGCGCTGCCAGCATAAAGATATGTCCCCGGTGGCAGGTGCCCTGATTTCTGCCGGCCGGCGCCGATGTTCAGTGCCTGGTCCAATCGGACCAGAAGGACGTAAGCGCCCCTGACACCTCTCAGCGGTTCAAGATTATCGGGCGTGACCCATCGCCCGCCCGGCACAGCGCTGTCGACGATTTGCCGCGCTTCCGGAAAGGCGGACGCCGCTGTCACTCCACTTTCTCGGATGTCATCACGAAGCGTGGCCCGGGCCCGGCGGCGCGGGCGCGGTCATCCGGGTTGTAGAGCTTGCAGGTTTTCAAACTGAGGCAGCCACAGCCGATGCACCCGTCCAGCCGGTTGCGCAGGCGCTCGACCATGGCGATGTGATCGTCGAGCCGTTTGCGGAAGTGCTGGCTGATGCGGGTCCAGTCCGCCTTGTTGGGCGTGCGGTTGTCCGGCAGGTCGCTCAGCACCTCGCCGATTTCCTCAATGGTCAGGCCCATCTGCTGGGCGATCAGGATGAAGGAGAGGCGGCGGATGTCGGCGCGGGCAAACTCGCGCTGGCCGGAGGGGCGTCTGTCCGGCTTCACCAGGCCGCGCGATTCGTAAAACCGGATCGCTGACACCGACAGCCCCGTGCGGCGGGCAACATCCCCGATGGAG from the uncultured Hyphomonas sp. genome contains:
- a CDS encoding class I SAM-dependent RNA methyltransferase; translation: MPAIPDADARGASTVVIERLGSKGDGQVRIDGDWISVPQALPGEEVRIAVEKDRGRLLEIVTPSPDRQVPACPHFSQCGSCSLQHLADGPYQAFKRSLVVNALKSRGLEPHVEDIWVTPPGTRRRMSLAARRTKTGVQLGFHARRSHDIVDISTCPVASPEITRKLSALKELAAPLAPLKGEMVLKVTVMPNGLDLHITNTATFAAPHDVMMAGAKALAAGFLRVSIGDEVPLQQGTPEIQVGKAALRPRPGGFLQASAEAEAFMASLVRQHLKFALEVADLFSGCGTFALRLAEESRVHAAEGDADAIEALEASARAASGLKPVTAEVRDLFRNPVPAATLSRFQGIVLNPPRHGAAKQVAEIAQSGVSRIAYISCDPGTLARDLRVLVDAGYRFVLVQPVDQFLWSPHVETVVLLERGGAG
- a CDS encoding NUDIX hydrolase — translated: MSAQKPVPAVGTVCFRGDDVALIRRGTKPMAGSWSLPGGKIEFGERTGDAALRELKEETGLTARLVGLVDVVDGIFTSRTTGDVTRHFVLFDYAAVWVSGTVMAGDDAAHAEWISPSRLAELEIWDETRRIIEAARTLVAASQTAS
- a CDS encoding SDR family oxidoreductase, which codes for MTYAPFDLSGKVCVVTGGNKGIGLGMVEALAASNADVVIWGRKEADNDAAVKKADALGTGKIKAWKVDVGEEAEVVKGMKEAEEEFGRIDCCIANAGVGRGAANFHEMTLETWRYNQRINSEGAFFTLREAGKSMVARAKAGDPGGSLVGTASLAGIEGAARNEAYGHTKGGLIAMMNAIATEYGRYGIRANSILPGWIATDMTEGAQGNEAFQTKVISRVPARRWGEPEDFGGIAVYLASDASRYHSGDTLIVDGGYAKF
- a CDS encoding nitronate monooxygenase, whose product is MALKTRLTEMLNIKHPIMLAGMGGVSYAEVCAAMCNAGGYGVLGMAGTSPDFIAGQMKRVRELTDRPFGVDLLAASPESLEESVDVIINGGADSFVAGLGVPMPIMERLKKANVKVMVVGGAVKHAIKAEQAGCDAVILQGGEGGGHTGLVGTLPLVAQAVEAVKIPVIAAGGIYDGRGLAAALALGAQGVWMGTRFIASEEAHAANMYKDAVVGAGDTDTTRTRCYSGKPMRCRTNDYINDWESRPQDIKPFPFQAIHSTQTGVIGGIGGITDEAKLNPDSSCFAMGQSAGGVHEVKPVAAIVADIMRDAEASIDRMAGMKTKETA
- a CDS encoding D-2-hydroxyacid dehydrogenase — protein: MTDEGRFYHAGSRVVTDKVEPEIVFGSLDCFFGPAAGTFVRTVMASDRLDWFQSPAAGVDNAVLKGIGKASKHYTTNHTQAESMAEWALWAALDFLRKGPEHRAQQQAAEWKRVQSREIAGSRWLIVGYGSIGEAVGTRVTALGGHVTGLRRSPGPAPGAQEILPSSVLMDELPVADVVLLSLPHTPETEGMAGADFFSKMKPDALFMNLGRGALVNEDALIAALDEGRPAFATLDVTGVEPLPEESPLWHHPKIMLTPHDSSQTNGTILRADGTFVDNLHRYLNGEPLRNLVDRKAFED
- a CDS encoding TIGR02301 family protein, giving the protein MIEAALIGHNEDIKFVFYILEPGLDAGKGLFMNKARFHVVLLSALMVCGASAAQSSLPMRGPDYFRDASDLAGALGSAHAIRVRCNGREDQYWRQYMSDMLSYEAPNRGNLRSSLVEQFNDAYQETSRDYLKCDNRAVEAEARFAREGQEIAERMAMHYFPKKPN
- a CDS encoding GIY-YIG nuclease family protein; this encodes MTAASAFPEARQIVDSAVPGGRWVTPDNLEPLRGVRGAYVLLVRLDQALNIGAGRQKSGHLPPGTYLYAGSAHGSGGLGARLARHFRARKKVHWHIDRLTVQASGLAAVAIENGNECQLVQALMLSDRVRVPLDGFGSTDCQTCRSHLLMIR
- the soxR gene encoding redox-sensitive transcriptional activator SoxR, with the protein product MNKQGLSIGDVARRTGLSVSAIRFYESRGLVKPDRRPSGQREFARADIRRLSFILIAQQMGLTIEEIGEVLSDLPDNRTPNKADWTRISQHFRKRLDDHIAMVERLRNRLDGCIGCGCLSLKTCKLYNPDDRARAAGPGPRFVMTSEKVE